From Topomyia yanbarensis strain Yona2022 chromosome 1, ASM3024719v1, whole genome shotgun sequence, one genomic window encodes:
- the LOC131684226 gene encoding uncharacterized protein LOC131684226, with translation MDINVNEFMRKSTKAYNFQYLDINHLDRIIRNVQKNSDVQIELPVAREIPAESKQGNVRMLSDNEIDEILRTAEMDLQEEPVPDEESVRMEEPISFVIDENRPTEAEDDEFSDEASTICSSSASSVFCSPSKDTFQATSDELTADIEDNLIGDEDYDFNDSVMISKNPPVVASRSMENCFEFLDSESIVEELEENNENDGDSEGSINVAPVIRVRSPVRPASAIIKTYEVEDTDPVTSIQPILDFAAIERSNKSSHGSKQEPIPKIPSNSLIRQASRKSLVEEFDTFVKITELQKKACLLIDDIRHCLGKEVEEPEDEYEERKREKRTTEFFIRFQRNYLYQINRLEEDVYIMAKNSFEFAQKVYQLYKLICQGLKFYLKNMKYFVINVSPDKLWTLVKQIISSTKVCMQKGIFDEDDLIVEEINEKCQLLKYSLKEEASRKKRKDYSRKRSKVSSHPSASPMLTTKLSMYGVTTSVQKRSVPTHKSISSVTKKSSSSKPHHAKQPPKDTTKKPQCGKIIAVPVTKSSSSSLGQSKSRTRVRSARTPAGTIDDVVTQVQHQSDPLANSRLLKEVSSALTKMSTSRDAAISPEVNQQLRQLIMDTIQNITQQQLKQLIPSLEVSLISFIIRCFSCRLFI, from the exons ATGGATATTAACGTGAATGAGTTTATGAGAAAGAGCACAAAAGCTTACAATTTTCAG tatctcgaCATTAATCATTTGGACCGAATCATTCGCAATGTTCAAAAAAATTCCGATGTGCAAATTGAACTACCGGTTGCCAGAGAAATACCAGCTGAATCGAAACAGGGAAACGTTCGAATGCTTTCAGATAATGAAATAGATGAAATATTACGAACAGCTGAAATGGATCTTCAGGAGGAACCAGTTCCAGATGAGGAATCAGTTCGGATGGAGGAACCAATCTCTTTCGTTATTGATGAGAATCGACCAACAGAAGCGGAAGATGACGAGTTCAGTGACGAAGCATCCACGATTTGTTCCTCTTCAGCTTCGTCCGTATTTTGTTCACCTTCGAAGGACACATTTCAAGCGACTTCGGATGAGCTAACCGCAGACATCGAAGATAATTTGATTGGTGATGAAGATTATGATTTCAACGATTCTGTGATGATCTCCAAGAATCCACCGGTAGTTGCGTCCAGGTCCATGGAGAACTGTTTCGAGTTTTTAGATTCCGAATCAATTGTTGAAGAGCTGGAGGAGAATAACGAAAACGATGGTGATTCGGAAGGATCGATAAATGTGGCACCTGTGATTCGGGTACGGTCCCCTGTGAGACCGGCTTCAGCGATTATCAAGACCTATGAGGTAGAAGACACCGATCCAGTGACTAGTATTCAGCCAATCTTAGACTTTGCTGCGATTGAACGCAGTAACAAAAGTAGCCACGGTAGCAAACAGGAGCCAATACCGAAAATTCCTTCTAATAGCTTAATACGGCAAGCGTCGCGAAAGTCACTAGTTGAAGAGTTTGATACGTTCGTTAAAATTACTGAACTGCAGAAAAAGGCGTGTTTGTTGATTGATGATATTCGGCACTGCTTGGGGAAGGAAGTTGAAGAACCCGAAGACGAGTACGAAGAACGAAAGCGAGAAAAGCGAACTACCGAATTTTTTATTAGATTTCAAAGAAATTATCTGTACCAAATCAATCGATTGGAAGAAGATGTTTATATAATGGCCAAAAATTCATTTGAGTTCGCCCAAAAAGTTTACCAATTGTATAAGCTTATTTGTCAAGGCCTTAAATTTTActtgaaaaatatgaaatactTTGTCATCAACGTAAGCCCGGATAAACTTTGGACGTTGGTGAAACAAATAATTAGTTCAACGAAGGTCTGCATGCAGAAAGGAATCTTTGACGAGGATGATTTGATAGTCGAAGAAATCAACGAAAAGTGTCAACTGTTAAAATACTCTTTGAAAGAGGAAGCAAGTAGGAAAAAGAGGAAGGATTATTCACGAAAACGATCTAAAGTTTCAAGTCACCCTTCGGCATCACCGATGCTGACCACAAAACTGTCAATGTATGGTGTAACAACTTCCGTTCAGAAACGTAGTGTACCTACTCATAAAAGTATAAGCTCTGTTACCAAAAAGTCTTCAAGCTCAAAACCTCACCACGCCAAACAACCGCCAAAGGATACTACGAAAAAGCCACAATGTGGCAAAATCATTGCCGTTCCTGTTACCAAATCAAGTTCTTCCTCGCTTGGTCAAAGCAAAAGTAGAACCCGGGTGCGTTCGGCACGGACACCAGCTGGGACCATTGACGATGTAGTGACTCAAGTTCAGCATCAGTCTGATCCGCTGGCCAACTCCCGGCTGCTGAAGGAAGTGTCCAGTGCTCTGACGAAGATGTCCACTAGCCGAGACGCGGCCATTAGTCCGGAAGTTAACCAACAGCTGCGGCAGTTGATCATGGATACGATTCAGAACATTACCCAGCAGCAGCTGAAACAGTTGATCCCGTCACTGGAGGTAAGTTTGATTTCTTTCATAATACGGTGCTTTTCTTGTAGgttatttatttaa